One Vigna unguiculata cultivar IT97K-499-35 chromosome 7, ASM411807v1, whole genome shotgun sequence genomic region harbors:
- the LOC114190656 gene encoding uncharacterized protein LOC114190656 — MRSFPLGTSLSPTPINTSKISPFNIHFKKSPTFPSSASTSPHEFSFSQSGICRASQVADLFPTVSPEIIVREARLEDCWEVAETHCSSFFPEYSFPLDFVLRMDRLVAMLAGFTLPNGCKRSCLVAVIGNSLTETFLFGSDDFKVGGFDGKFSLNKGYVAGILTVDTVADFLPRKGPLRQKRTGIAYISNVAVREKFRRKGIAKLLVAKAESQARSWSCRAIALHCDFKNPAATKLYQGQGFRSIKVPEGANWPQPKTSPDIKFNFMMKLLNN; from the exons ATGCGGTCATTTCCTCTGGGAACTTCACTATCTCCTACTCCTATTAACACCTCAAAAATATCACCTTTCAACATTCATTTCAAGAAATCACCCACTTTTCCATCATCGGCTTCAACTTCTCCTCATGAATTCTCTTTCTCACAATCAG GAATATGTAGAGCAAGTCAAGTAGCAGATTTGTTCCCAACTGTGTCTCCTGAAATAATTGTGCGTGAGGCCAGGTTGGAGGACTGTTGGGAAGTTGCAGAGACTCACTGCAGCTCCTTCTTCCCTGAATATTCCTTCCCACTAGATTTTGTTCTCAGAATGGACAGATTGGTGGCCATGTTGGCAGGATTTACTTTACCAAACGGTTGCAAGAGAAGCTGTTTGGTTGCTGTTATTGGCAATTCACTCACTGAAACTTTCTTGTTTGGAAGTGATGATTTCAAGGTTGGTGGTTTTGATGGGAAATTCAGCCTCAACAAGGGATATGTGGCTGGTATATTAACAGTAGATACTGTTGCTGACTTTCTACCTAGGAAGGGGCCATTGCGCCAGAAAAG GACTGGAATTGCATACATATCAAATGTGGCAGTCAGGGAAAAATTTAGGCGGAAGGGAATAGCAAAACTCTTGGTGGCAAAGGCAGAATCACAAGCCAGAAGTTGGAGCTGTCGTGCAATTGCATTACACTGTGATTTCAAAAATCCTGCTGCCACGAAGTTATACCAAGGTCAAGGTTTCAGGTCTATCAAGGTTCCAGAAGGAGCTAACTGGCCTCAGCCAAAGACCTCACCAGATATAAAGTTCAACTTCATGATGAAGCTTCTCAACAACTAA